From the genome of Geminocystis herdmanii PCC 6308, one region includes:
- the def gene encoding peptide deformylase — MTKEILLIGNPVLRITAKEVTNIDNPKIQTLIDDLLKITYQRHGVGISAPQIGESSRVIIVASHANIRYPDAPFLPPMAMINPRIVSHSEDVVIREEGCLSVENQRGDVPRYKDIMVEYFDRAGNHQRKEYNNFVARIIQHELDHLNGILFVDRLQE; from the coding sequence ATGACTAAAGAAATATTATTAATTGGCAATCCAGTTTTAAGGATAACAGCAAAAGAAGTAACAAATATTGATAATCCAAAAATACAAACTCTCATTGATGATTTATTAAAGATTACTTATCAGCGTCATGGAGTAGGTATTTCCGCACCCCAGATTGGAGAATCTAGCCGTGTGATTATCGTAGCTTCCCATGCCAATATTCGTTATCCTGATGCGCCTTTTCTTCCACCTATGGCAATGATTAACCCTCGCATTGTCAGTCATTCAGAAGATGTAGTGATTCGGGAGGAGGGTTGCCTTAGTGTGGAAAATCAACGGGGTGATGTGCCACGATATAAGGATATTATGGTAGAGTATTTCGATCGAGCTGGAAACCATCAACGAAAAGAATATAATAATTTTGTGGCGAGAATTATTCAACACGAATTAGATCATCTTAATGGTATTCTATTTGTCGATCGTCTTCAAGAATAA
- a CDS encoding inositol monophosphatase family protein, giving the protein MTYQIEIPKLLDVALLAAQAGGNILQSYWGKQLHIREKGKAGDLITQVDQQAEEEILAVIDRHFPEHGILAEESGILGNADSEYLWVIDPLDGTTNYAHGYPQAAVSIGLLVSGIPTVGVVYNPMQNELWSGALGLGATLNHQLIQVSTIDKLKDSLLVTGFAYDRTEVEDNNYAEFCYLTHLTQGVRRGGSASLDLCHVAGGRLEGYWERGLKPWDLLAGVVILQEAGGKITAYDESNFDLYSGRILATNGYIHSQLSKVLLNTPHSPDFVYR; this is encoded by the coding sequence ATGACTTATCAAATAGAAATCCCAAAACTTCTTGATGTTGCCCTGTTAGCCGCCCAAGCTGGAGGAAATATCCTACAATCTTATTGGGGAAAACAACTCCATATCAGAGAAAAAGGTAAAGCAGGAGACTTGATTACACAAGTAGATCAACAAGCTGAAGAAGAAATCTTAGCCGTGATCGATCGACACTTTCCAGAACATGGTATTCTAGCGGAAGAATCAGGAATTTTGGGCAATGCTGACAGCGAATATTTATGGGTAATTGATCCCCTTGATGGTACAACAAATTATGCTCATGGTTATCCCCAAGCCGCCGTTTCCATTGGTTTATTAGTGTCAGGCATTCCCACCGTAGGAGTTGTTTATAACCCCATGCAAAATGAGTTATGGAGTGGTGCACTCGGTTTAGGTGCAACTCTTAATCATCAACTTATTCAGGTTTCCACCATTGATAAATTAAAAGATAGCCTTTTGGTAACAGGTTTTGCGTACGATCGTACAGAAGTAGAAGATAATAATTATGCAGAATTTTGTTATCTTACCCATTTAACTCAAGGAGTGAGAAGGGGAGGTAGTGCATCCCTAGATTTGTGTCATGTTGCAGGAGGAAGATTAGAAGGTTATTGGGAAAGAGGTTTAAAACCTTGGGATTTATTAGCAGGAGTTGTCATTCTCCAAGAAGCAGGAGGCAAAATTACCGCTTATGATGAGAGTAACTTTGACCTTTATAGTGGTAGAATCTTAGCTACTAACGGTTATATACATTCTCAATTAAGTAAAGTGTTATTAAATACCCCCCATTCTCCTGATTTTGTTTATAGGTAA
- a CDS encoding 2Fe-2S iron-sulfur cluster-binding protein, producing MVKTYQVTIHNRQKNTTETVIVPEDRYILNTAEHQEVEPPFSCRNGACTTCAVKVVQGEVYQPEAMGLSPDLQRQGYALLCVSYPRSNLVVETQDEDEVYELQFGRYFGKGKVRFGFPIEED from the coding sequence ATGGTTAAAACATATCAAGTAACTATTCATAACCGACAAAAGAATACCACTGAAACGGTTATTGTACCCGAAGATAGATACATTTTAAATACAGCAGAACATCAAGAAGTTGAACCGCCTTTTTCTTGTCGTAATGGTGCTTGTACGACTTGTGCTGTAAAGGTTGTTCAAGGTGAAGTATATCAACCGGAAGCGATGGGATTATCTCCCGATTTACAAAGGCAAGGTTATGCTTTACTGTGTGTATCATACCCTCGATCGAACTTAGTAGTAGAAACCCAAGATGAAGATGAGGTTTATGAGTTACAATTTGGGCGTTATTTTGGGAAAGGAAAAGTTCGTTTTGGCTTCCCCATTGAGGAAGATTAA
- a CDS encoding phosphoglycerate kinase, producing the protein MAKKSIASLTKSDLEGKRVLVRVDFNVPMDNGQITDDTRIKAALPTINHLTANGAKVLLCSHMGRPKGQVKESLRLTPVATRLSELLGKTVVKFDDCIGDTVTTGVNALANGDVALLENLRFYNEEEANDAEFAQKLASNADLYVNDAFGTAHRAHASTEGVTHYLSPSVAGFLIEKELEFLQSAIEAPKRPLVAIVGGSKVSSKIGVIETLLEKCDKLIIGGGMIFTFYKARGLSVGKSLVEEDKLDLAKALEIKAKEKGVEFLLPTDVILADNFAPDANTQTVDINSIPDGWMGLDIGPDSVKTFQTALADCKTVIWNGPMGVFEFEKFAQGTEAIAHTLAELTGKGAITIIGGGDSVAAVEKVGVAEKMSHISTGGGASLELLEGKVLPGIAALDD; encoded by the coding sequence ATGGCAAAAAAAAGTATTGCAAGTTTAACAAAATCTGATTTAGAAGGAAAAAGAGTCTTAGTGCGGGTGGATTTTAACGTACCTATGGATAACGGACAAATTACCGATGATACCCGTATTAAAGCCGCTTTACCCACCATCAACCATTTAACCGCTAACGGTGCTAAAGTTTTATTATGTAGCCACATGGGTCGTCCTAAAGGTCAAGTTAAAGAAAGTTTACGTTTAACTCCCGTTGCGACTCGTCTTTCTGAATTATTAGGCAAAACCGTAGTTAAATTTGATGATTGTATTGGGGATACTGTCACTACTGGCGTTAATGCTTTAGCTAATGGTGATGTTGCTTTATTAGAAAACCTCCGTTTCTACAACGAAGAAGAAGCTAACGACGCTGAATTTGCCCAAAAATTAGCTAGTAACGCTGATTTATACGTTAATGATGCTTTTGGTACTGCTCACCGCGCCCATGCTTCCACTGAAGGCGTAACTCATTATTTATCTCCCTCTGTTGCTGGATTTTTGATCGAAAAAGAATTAGAATTCTTACAAAGTGCGATCGAAGCTCCCAAACGTCCTTTAGTGGCGATCGTTGGCGGTTCAAAAGTATCCAGTAAAATTGGAGTTATCGAAACCCTCCTCGAAAAATGTGATAAATTAATCATCGGCGGTGGTATGATTTTCACCTTCTACAAAGCGCGTGGTTTAAGTGTCGGTAAATCCTTAGTCGAAGAAGATAAATTAGACTTAGCCAAAGCCTTAGAAATTAAAGCCAAAGAAAAAGGCGTAGAATTTTTATTACCCACCGATGTTATCTTAGCGGATAATTTTGCCCCAGATGCAAACACTCAAACCGTTGATATTAATAGTATTCCTGATGGTTGGATGGGCTTAGATATTGGACCAGATTCCGTGAAAACCTTCCAAACTGCTTTAGCTGATTGTAAAACTGTAATCTGGAATGGTCCTATGGGAGTATTTGAGTTTGAAAAATTCGCTCAAGGTACAGAGGCGATCGCACATACTTTAGCAGAATTAACAGGTAAAGGTGCAATTACCATTATCGGTGGAGGAGACTCCGTTGCCGCCGTTGAAAAAGTTGGTGTAGCGGAAAAAATGAGCCATATTTCCACTGGAGGGGGCGCAAGTTTAGAGTTACTCGAAGGTAAAGTATTACCCGGTATCGCCGCTTTAGACGACTAA
- the lptC gene encoding LPS export ABC transporter periplasmic protein LptC — MLFKKSISTILLCCLLISCQGNNTVEETQETEFQREVEQGLVLYNAVLEQSNADGQMLWRLSTKKAIYTQDKESAILEGLTGNLYENGKIILKVSADKGEVKNEGKEIYLSENILAFDTRNKAEFKGDTLVWKPEENVMLMEGNQGITANHPKLVIKAQQAKYNTATQLLELDKQILGTTINPSLQLKTQHLYWQIPENKIIGNKLIDLVRYDDKKKVTDKLKSNQVEIDLDVNVAIINGNIEYQSLEPPLQAATERITWYYTDRKMRSNTPTKLVQVEDDITLTANNVDFHLEENQLYLKGGIYGQAVRNEVEIYSDNLVWNLDDKEINADGNVFYKQINPDFNLRGISAVGKLQDKQITVKGNQDNPVTTIIYSNELNQKNP, encoded by the coding sequence ATGTTATTTAAAAAGTCAATCTCTACTATTTTATTATGTTGTTTATTAATTAGTTGTCAAGGAAATAATACTGTAGAAGAAACCCAAGAAACCGAGTTTCAAAGAGAAGTAGAACAAGGATTAGTATTATATAACGCTGTATTAGAACAGTCTAATGCAGATGGTCAAATGTTGTGGCGTTTAAGTACCAAAAAAGCCATTTATACCCAAGATAAAGAAAGTGCTATTTTAGAAGGTTTAACAGGTAATTTATATGAAAACGGTAAAATTATTTTAAAAGTTAGTGCAGATAAAGGAGAGGTAAAAAATGAAGGCAAAGAAATTTATTTATCTGAAAATATTTTAGCTTTTGATACTCGTAATAAAGCAGAATTTAAAGGAGATACTCTTGTTTGGAAACCCGAAGAAAATGTGATGTTAATGGAAGGTAATCAAGGCATAACTGCTAATCATCCTAAATTAGTCATCAAAGCACAACAGGCTAAATATAATACAGCGACTCAATTATTAGAATTAGATAAACAGATTTTAGGTACAACAATTAATCCTTCTTTACAATTAAAAACTCAACATTTATATTGGCAAATTCCAGAAAATAAAATTATTGGGAATAAATTAATTGACTTAGTACGTTATGATGACAAAAAAAAGGTAACAGATAAATTAAAAAGCAATCAAGTAGAAATAGATTTAGATGTTAATGTAGCCATTATCAATGGTAATATTGAGTATCAATCGTTAGAACCACCTTTACAAGCCGCAACAGAAAGAATTACTTGGTATTATACCGATCGAAAAATGCGATCGAACACCCCCACAAAATTAGTACAAGTAGAAGATGATATAACATTAACTGCCAATAATGTGGACTTTCACTTAGAAGAAAATCAACTATATTTAAAAGGAGGAATTTATGGACAAGCCGTCAGAAATGAAGTAGAAATTTACTCCGATAATTTAGTCTGGAATTTAGACGATAAAGAAATTAACGCCGATGGTAATGTCTTTTATAAACAGATAAATCCCGATTTTAATTTACGAGGCATAAGCGCCGTAGGTAAATTACAAGATAAACAAATTACCGTCAAAGGTAATCAAGATAACCCCGTGACTACCATTATCTATAGCAATGAATTAAATCAAAAAAATCCCTAA
- a CDS encoding thermonuclease family protein, producing the protein MASPLRKIKLFNNLKLVGLFSILLSLLLVMTGCQNNPSIKGIEAKVKRIVSAQTLEVIIENKSYTLRLSGLEIPRNQPKISEEGKQFLKDFFTPLNSATVIIETDLQVKDKYNRLNGYVWYLDRMVNQELLKQGYGIANLNYTDGKHDRVLLNSQDYARIMEKGIWRIKNE; encoded by the coding sequence TTGGCTTCCCCATTGAGGAAGATTAAGCTATTTAATAATTTAAAATTAGTGGGTTTATTCAGTATTCTTTTATCATTGCTTTTAGTGATGACGGGATGTCAGAATAACCCTAGCATCAAGGGTATAGAAGCAAAAGTTAAAAGAATAGTTAGCGCCCAAACCCTTGAGGTTATCATTGAGAATAAATCTTATACCTTGAGGTTATCAGGGTTAGAAATTCCTCGCAATCAACCAAAAATCTCTGAGGAGGGAAAACAATTTTTAAAGGATTTTTTTACCCCTCTTAATTCCGCAACGGTTATCATCGAAACCGATTTACAAGTTAAAGATAAATATAATCGTCTTAATGGTTATGTATGGTATCTCGATCGAATGGTAAATCAAGAATTACTCAAACAAGGTTATGGCATCGCTAACTTAAATTATACCGATGGTAAGCACGATCGAGTTTTACTCAATAGTCAAGATTATGCTCGTATCATGGAAAAAGGAATTTGGCGAATAAAAAATGAATAG
- the adhE gene encoding bifunctional acetaldehyde-CoA/alcohol dehydrogenase codes for MDGNINTLTALEQLINSVKKAQKEYGKFSQEQVDRIFKRAALAANSARIPLAKLACAETGMGIVEDKVIKNHFASEIIYNKYRDEKTCGVIEKDECYGLEKIAEPLGVIAGIIPTTNPTSTAIFKTLLALKTRNAIILSPHPRAQKCTVEAAKIVRDAAIAAGAPENIIGWIDEPTLELSQALMQHPEIKLILATGGPGMVKAAYSSGHPSLGVGAGNTPAVIEQSADIKMAVSSIMLSKTFDNGMICASEQSVIVENVIYDQFKTEFELRGAYFTSAEETQKLREIILKNGRINADIVGQPVTKIAEIAGFTLNPESKVIIAEVENIGFDEPLSYEKLSPILAMYRAENFENATEKAARLVEFGGKGHTSCIYISPEKHDLIEYFEQRMETSRVLVNTPSSQGAIGDLYNFRLDPSLTLGCGSWGGNSISGNVGIQHLLNIKTITERRENMLWFRVPPKVYFKYGCLPVALGDLKNKHRAFIVTDKPLYDLGVTVKIENVLEQMGLKYDVFYDVEPDPSLSTVNRGLAVLNKFNPDVIIAIGGGSPMDAAKVMWLMYEHPDIEFEGIATRFMDIRKRVYDLPELGTKAIMVAIPTTSGTGSEVTPFAVVTDDVTGMKYPLADYALTPNMAIVDPELVLNMPKSLTAFGGVDALTHALEAYVSIYSTEFTSGLALKSIGLLFDYLPRAYHNGAKDVKAREKVHYAATIAGMAFANAFLGICHSLAHKLGSSFHVPHGLANALMISHVIRYNATDAPFKQAIFPQYKYPNAKFRYAQIADYLHLGGTTDDEKVEKLVEAVENLKKELNIPLTIREVLSIDDQKFYDEMESLAEQAFDDQCTGTNPRYPLIKDMKELYIMAYRGFSLESQFYHQSSEAVTAN; via the coding sequence ATGGACGGTAATATCAATACTTTAACAGCCCTTGAACAGTTAATTAATAGTGTAAAAAAAGCTCAAAAAGAGTATGGAAAATTTAGTCAAGAACAGGTCGATCGAATTTTTAAACGTGCTGCTCTAGCCGCCAACTCAGCCCGAATCCCTTTAGCAAAATTAGCTTGTGCAGAAACAGGGATGGGAATTGTTGAAGATAAAGTTATTAAAAATCATTTTGCTTCTGAGATTATTTACAACAAATATCGAGACGAAAAAACTTGCGGAGTGATCGAAAAAGATGAATGTTATGGACTCGAAAAAATCGCCGAACCTTTAGGAGTCATTGCGGGAATTATCCCCACGACTAACCCCACCTCTACCGCTATTTTTAAAACCCTTTTAGCCTTAAAAACTCGCAATGCGATTATTTTATCTCCCCATCCAAGGGCGCAAAAATGCACCGTAGAAGCGGCTAAAATTGTCCGAGATGCAGCCATCGCCGCAGGAGCACCCGAAAATATCATCGGTTGGATTGATGAACCAACCCTCGAACTCTCTCAAGCCTTGATGCAACATCCCGAAATTAAGCTCATTTTAGCCACAGGAGGACCCGGAATGGTAAAAGCCGCCTATTCTTCAGGTCATCCATCTTTAGGGGTTGGGGCTGGAAACACCCCTGCCGTTATTGAGCAAAGTGCTGATATTAAAATGGCAGTATCTTCGATTATGCTGAGTAAAACCTTTGATAATGGCATGATTTGTGCCTCTGAGCAATCAGTTATCGTCGAAAATGTTATTTATGACCAGTTTAAGACAGAATTTGAGCTACGGGGAGCTTATTTCACTTCTGCGGAAGAAACCCAGAAATTACGAGAAATTATCCTTAAAAATGGTAGAATCAATGCTGATATAGTGGGGCAACCCGTGACTAAAATTGCAGAAATAGCAGGATTCACCCTCAACCCTGAGAGTAAAGTTATTATTGCTGAGGTGGAAAACATCGGATTTGATGAGCCTTTATCCTATGAAAAATTATCTCCCATTTTAGCGATGTATCGAGCGGAGAACTTTGAAAACGCCACAGAAAAGGCGGCTAGGTTAGTTGAATTTGGCGGAAAAGGTCATACTTCTTGTATTTATATTAGCCCTGAAAAACATGATTTAATTGAATACTTTGAACAAAGAATGGAAACCAGTCGAGTATTAGTTAATACTCCTTCCTCTCAAGGTGCGATCGGAGATTTATATAATTTCCGTCTTGATCCTTCCTTAACTTTAGGTTGTGGTAGTTGGGGAGGTAACTCTATCAGTGGCAATGTGGGAATACAACATTTACTCAACATTAAGACTATCACAGAACGCCGAGAAAATATGCTCTGGTTTCGTGTTCCTCCGAAGGTTTACTTCAAATATGGTTGTTTACCCGTTGCTTTAGGGGATTTAAAAAACAAACATCGTGCTTTTATCGTCACTGACAAACCTCTCTATGATTTGGGGGTGACGGTAAAAATTGAAAATGTTTTAGAGCAAATGGGGCTTAAATATGATGTATTTTATGATGTTGAGCCTGATCCTTCTTTAAGTACTGTTAATCGAGGATTAGCAGTTTTAAATAAGTTTAACCCAGATGTGATCATTGCCATCGGGGGAGGATCACCCATGGATGCGGCGAAGGTAATGTGGTTAATGTATGAGCATCCCGACATCGAATTTGAGGGCATTGCCACTCGTTTTATGGATATTCGCAAACGGGTTTATGATTTGCCTGAATTGGGTACAAAAGCGATTATGGTAGCCATACCTACTACATCAGGCACTGGCTCAGAAGTGACACCCTTTGCGGTTGTAACTGATGACGTGACTGGGATGAAATATCCTCTGGCTGATTATGCCTTAACCCCTAATATGGCGATCGTCGATCCAGAATTAGTGTTAAATATGCCGAAAAGTTTAACCGCTTTTGGGGGTGTTGATGCTTTAACCCATGCTTTAGAGGCTTATGTGTCTATCTACTCCACGGAGTTTACCAGTGGTTTGGCATTAAAATCGATCGGACTTTTATTTGACTATTTACCTAGGGCTTATCATAACGGAGCTAAAGACGTTAAGGCTAGGGAAAAAGTCCATTACGCCGCTACGATTGCGGGGATGGCTTTTGCCAATGCTTTTTTAGGAATTTGTCATTCTCTAGCTCACAAACTGGGTTCGAGTTTTCATGTGCCTCACGGGTTAGCAAATGCGTTGATGATTTCCCATGTTATTCGTTACAATGCGACGGATGCACCCTTTAAACAGGCGATTTTTCCTCAATACAAATATCCTAATGCTAAATTCCGTTATGCTCAAATTGCGGACTATTTACACTTAGGAGGCACAACGGATGATGAGAAGGTAGAGAAACTGGTGGAAGCGGTGGAAAACTTGAAA
- a CDS encoding type II toxin-antitoxin system VapC family toxin has protein sequence MQFLLDTHTFLWFVNESDEIPEHLFNLLESDVDLLLSIASLWEIAIKVSINKLTLPKNYHEFISEQIKINDIEILPISLSHLNIITTLPLHHKDPFDRLIIAQAIEKNITIISKDSVFNSYTEIKTIW, from the coding sequence ATGCAATTTTTGTTAGATACTCACACTTTTCTTTGGTTTGTTAATGAAAGTGACGAAATACCCGAACATTTATTTAATTTATTAGAATCTGATGTTGATTTATTATTAAGTATTGCCAGTTTATGGGAAATAGCTATTAAAGTGAGTATTAATAAATTAACTTTACCTAAAAATTATCACGAATTTATTAGCGAACAAATAAAGATTAATGACATAGAAATTTTGCCTATATCTTTATCTCATTTGAATATAATTACTACTTTGCCATTGCATCATAAAGATCCTTTTGATAGACTAATTATTGCTCAAGCTATAGAAAAAAATATTACTATTATTAGTAAAGATTCTGTTTTTAATTCTTACACTGAAATTAAAACCATTTGGTAA
- the secG gene encoding preprotein translocase subunit SecG — translation MGVYQVVQIIWAGSAALLTVLVLLHSPKGDGLGGIGGQAQLFASAKSAEATLNRVTWILSLTFISLTVVLSAGWLNN, via the coding sequence ATGGGCGTTTATCAAGTAGTACAAATAATTTGGGCTGGTTCGGCTGCATTGCTAACAGTTTTAGTTTTATTACATTCTCCAAAAGGCGATGGTTTGGGAGGTATAGGAGGACAAGCACAACTATTTGCCAGTGCAAAAAGTGCCGAAGCAACTCTGAATCGTGTTACATGGATTTTAAGTTTAACCTTTATTAGTTTAACCGTTGTGTTAAGTGCAGGATGGTTAAATAATTAA
- a CDS encoding type II toxin-antitoxin system Phd/YefM family antitoxin has product MQIELKKIEDNPKILEELTEKIEELIITKNDKPIYKLTRINQSTKKRRTRGNAKGLITMSADFDEPLTEFTEYM; this is encoded by the coding sequence ATGCAAATAGAACTAAAAAAAATAGAAGATAATCCTAAAATTTTGGAAGAATTAACTGAAAAAATAGAGGAATTAATTATCACTAAAAATGATAAACCAATATATAAATTAACCAGAATTAATCAATCTACTAAAAAACGTCGTACTCGTGGTAATGCAAAAGGTTTAATTACAATGAGTGCAGATTTTGATGAACCATTAACCGAATTTACGGAGTATATGTAA
- a CDS encoding NAD(P)/FAD-dependent oxidoreductase: MYNFQQKSNQPHVVIVGGGFAGLYAAKELGNAPVQVTLIDKRNFHLFQPLLYQVATGSLSPAEICSPLRLIVGKNENTHVILDEVIDLDPEQKRVIMREGVINYDYLIIGTGVSHHYFGNEHWETDAPGLKSIENALDIRRKIFLAFEEAEKVSSPEEKEEWLTFAIVGGGPTGVELAGAIAEIAHKIIKDDFREIDTTKAKILLIEGMNRILPPYPEDLSQKAQESLEELGVTVLTNRMVTNIQKSRVNIRHGEEEETIKARTILWAAGVKASALAEVIAKRTNVEVDRAGRIMVESNLSIKNYPNIFVVGDLANFSHQDNKPLPGIAPVAMEEGLYMAKYIKAKVKGSSIEPFYYKDKGSLAVIGDNYAVVNLGFLKLSGFIAWIVWVFAHIYYLIEFDNKLTVMLQWGWNYLTRGRGARLITGEISENNLINKSFNNEHYPPTLTEEKETLKV; encoded by the coding sequence ATGTATAACTTTCAACAAAAATCAAATCAGCCTCATGTCGTAATAGTCGGAGGCGGTTTCGCTGGATTATATGCCGCCAAGGAATTAGGTAACGCACCAGTACAAGTTACCCTCATCGATAAGCGTAATTTTCATCTTTTTCAACCCCTGTTATATCAAGTGGCAACCGGTAGCTTATCTCCTGCGGAAATTTGTTCTCCTTTACGGTTAATTGTCGGTAAAAATGAGAATACCCATGTTATTTTAGATGAAGTTATCGATCTCGATCCAGAACAAAAACGAGTTATCATGCGTGAAGGAGTGATCAACTATGATTATCTTATCATCGGTACGGGAGTAAGTCATCATTATTTTGGTAATGAGCATTGGGAAACTGATGCCCCCGGATTGAAAAGTATCGAAAATGCCCTTGATATTCGTCGTAAAATTTTCCTTGCCTTTGAAGAAGCCGAAAAAGTTTCCTCTCCTGAAGAAAAAGAGGAATGGTTAACTTTTGCTATTGTAGGAGGTGGACCTACGGGAGTAGAGTTAGCAGGTGCGATCGCAGAAATTGCCCATAAAATTATTAAAGATGACTTTAGGGAAATTGACACCACCAAAGCGAAAATATTGTTAATTGAAGGCATGAATCGCATTTTACCTCCTTACCCCGAAGACTTATCCCAAAAAGCGCAAGAATCTTTAGAAGAATTAGGGGTAACAGTATTAACTAATCGCATGGTGACAAATATTCAAAAAAGTAGGGTTAATATTAGGCATGGTGAAGAAGAAGAAACCATTAAAGCGAGGACAATTTTATGGGCAGCCGGTGTCAAAGCCTCTGCTTTAGCCGAAGTCATCGCCAAAAGAACTAACGTAGAAGTCGATCGAGCTGGTAGAATTATGGTAGAGTCGAATCTCAGCATTAAAAATTATCCTAACATTTTCGTAGTCGGTGATTTAGCTAACTTTTCCCATCAAGACAACAAACCCCTCCCCGGTATTGCACCCGTTGCCATGGAAGAAGGCTTATACATGGCTAAATATATTAAAGCAAAAGTTAAAGGAAGTTCGATCGAACCCTTTTATTATAAAGACAAAGGCAGTCTAGCAGTCATAGGCGATAACTATGCCGTAGTCAATCTCGGATTCCTCAAATTATCAGGATTTATTGCTTGGATAGTGTGGGTATTTGCGCATATTTACTACCTCATCGAATTTGATAACAAATTAACCGTAATGCTTCAATGGGGCTGGAATTACCTCACAAGAGGGAGAGGTGCAAGACTAATTACAGGAGAAATCAGTGAAAATAACCTCATCAATAAATCCTTCAATAACGAACATTATCCCCCAACCCTCACCGAAGAAAAAGAAACCCTGAAAGTTTAA
- a CDS encoding HhoA/HhoB/HtrA family serine endopeptidase: MKKSTNYLQKATTCTSVLLLGAGIGVGVNYLMNTQEIFARTNDNAIFSEKENTTIARLPGLVDNEDINFVTKVVQDVGPAVVRINAQRTVANNGNIPPVFNDPFFRQFFGNQIPQMPQEEIQQGTGSGFIISDDGKILTNAHVVEGATQVTVNLKDGRVLEGKVLGTDPLTDLAVIKIEAENLPIALLGNSDELVIGEWAIAIGNPLGLDNTVTTGIISATGRSSSQIGVGDKRLDFIQTDAAINPGNSGGPLLNAKGEVIAINTAIIKNAQGLGFAIPINRAAEIAEKLITEGKVDHPYLGISMVTLNEQTKQQLNQNENFNLTNEKGVLIVKIMPNSPAAKAGLQSGDIIQSIEGEAITEPSQVQKKVESKDVGSDLTLDLRRQQKELKIPVTLGVLPTQPQPSQQPQ, translated from the coding sequence ATGAAAAAATCCACTAATTATTTACAAAAAGCCACTACTTGCACATCCGTTTTATTGTTGGGCGCCGGTATCGGGGTGGGAGTCAATTATTTAATGAATACTCAAGAAATCTTTGCTCGAACTAATGACAATGCAATTTTTTCTGAGAAAGAAAATACCACAATCGCAAGATTACCCGGATTAGTGGACAATGAGGATATTAATTTTGTGACAAAAGTTGTTCAAGATGTTGGTCCTGCGGTAGTAAGAATTAATGCTCAACGTACCGTAGCCAATAATGGTAACATTCCTCCAGTATTTAATGATCCTTTTTTCCGTCAATTTTTTGGTAATCAAATTCCTCAAATGCCTCAAGAAGAAATTCAACAGGGTACAGGCTCTGGTTTTATCATTAGTGATGATGGTAAAATATTGACTAATGCTCACGTTGTAGAAGGTGCAACTCAAGTGACGGTAAATCTGAAAGATGGTAGAGTTTTAGAAGGTAAAGTTTTAGGTACTGATCCTCTCACAGATTTAGCTGTTATTAAAATTGAAGCGGAAAATTTACCTATTGCTTTATTGGGTAATTCAGATGAGCTCGTAATTGGGGAATGGGCGATCGCCATCGGGAATCCTTTAGGTTTAGATAATACGGTAACTACAGGCATTATAAGTGCTACAGGTCGATCGAGCTCTCAAATTGGAGTCGGAGACAAGAGATTAGACTTTATTCAAACCGATGCCGCCATTAATCCGGGTAATTCAGGAGGCCCACTTTTAAACGCCAAAGGTGAAGTTATCGCCATCAATACCGCTATTATCAAAAATGCGCAAGGGTTAGGCTTTGCAATTCCTATTAATCGGGCGGCAGAAATTGCCGAAAAACTGATCACAGAAGGAAAAGTAGATCATCCTTACTTGGGCATTTCTATGGTGACATTAAATGAGCAGACAAAACAGCAATTAAACCAAAATGAAAACTTTAATTTAACTAATGAAAAAGGCGTATTAATAGTTAAAATTATGCCTAATTCTCCTGCCGCCAAAGCAGGATTGCAGTCAGGGGATATTATTCAGAGTATTGAAGGAGAAGCCATTACAGAGCCTTCTCAGGTACAGAAAAAAGTAGAATCCAAGGATGTAGGCTCAGATTTAACCCTTGATTTGCGCAGACAACAAAAAGAGTTGAAAATACCTGTAACTTTAGGTGTTTTACCTACTCAACCTCAACCATCTCAGCAACCTCAATAA